A window from Coleofasciculus sp. FACHB-1120 encodes these proteins:
- the ilvN gene encoding acetolactate synthase small subunit — translation MKHTLSVLVEDEAGVLTRIAGLFARRGFNIESLAVGPAEQLGISRITMVVPGDDRVIEQLTKQLYKLVNVLKVQDITDTPCVERELMLLKVNATTSNRSEVIELAQVFRARVVDIAEDALTLEVVGDPGKLVAIVQVLNKFGLREIARTGKIALTRESGVNTEFLKSLEAKL, via the coding sequence ATGAAACACACCCTTTCAGTTTTGGTTGAAGATGAAGCTGGAGTCCTGACCCGGATTGCCGGTTTGTTTGCCCGTCGAGGATTTAATATTGAAAGCCTTGCTGTTGGGCCTGCTGAGCAGCTCGGAATCTCCCGAATTACAATGGTCGTGCCGGGAGATGACCGGGTGATCGAGCAACTCACCAAGCAGCTCTACAAGCTGGTGAATGTCCTTAAAGTTCAGGATATAACGGATACTCCGTGTGTAGAACGAGAGCTGATGCTGCTGAAGGTGAATGCTACCACCTCCAATCGCTCGGAAGTAATTGAACTGGCTCAAGTTTTCCGCGCTAGGGTAGTAGACATCGCAGAGGATGCGCTTACCTTAGAAGTAGTAGGAGATCCAGGTAAATTGGTGGCGATTGTGCAAGTGCTGAATAAATTTGGTTTGCGTGAAATTGCTCGTACCGGGAAAATCGCCCTTACCCGCGAGTCGGGTGTTAATACAGAGTTTCTGAAGTCTTTGGAAGCAAAACTTTAA
- a CDS encoding BON domain-containing protein translates to MGWLKRLFGMEKPQNAQTSAVPAPTAQAPASTGTASSSETIPPERVGLTGEYDQSGLAKRVALAFDQDPNLDDINTLYVAQTGGTVVLKGQVPSQQILNQMVSVARSVEGATGVETDQVTIG, encoded by the coding sequence ATGGGTTGGTTAAAAAGACTTTTTGGCATGGAAAAGCCGCAAAATGCACAAACCAGTGCGGTACCAGCACCGACAGCTCAAGCTCCTGCCTCAACCGGCACCGCAAGTAGTAGCGAGACGATTCCCCCAGAGCGAGTGGGATTAACTGGGGAATATGATCAAAGCGGACTTGCCAAGCGGGTTGCTCTCGCTTTCGATCAAGATCCAAATTTGGATGATATCAATACGCTCTATGTAGCCCAAACTGGCGGCACAGTTGTGCTAAAAGGACAAGTTCCTAGTCAGCAAATCCTTAATCAAATGGTCTCGGTCGCTCGGAGTGTAGAGGGTGCCACGGGTGTCGAAACCGATCAAGTCACTATTGGATAG
- a CDS encoding alpha/beta fold hydrolase, with the protein MTQHWQHRIGSQRDWVWRGWQTRYTYIRASQPTQKTTPVLLLHGFGTSIGHWRHNLAVLGQSHTVYALDMLGFGASRKAQADYKIDLWVEQVYDFWRTFIQQPVVLVGNSIGSLVCLAVAAAHPEMVKGFVMMSLPDPSIEEEAIPTWLRPVVAAIKGVVASPVILQNVFYLVRRPSFVRKWAAIAYANPNAVTDELVDILAGPAQDRGSAAAFGAILKAMTSAKFSPNVKTLLPNLNTPMLLIWGRQDKMIPLSVLARFRDINPKLHLVELDAGHCPHDECPDEVNQIILNWLETMAEDKANSSATPQKQLAVSD; encoded by the coding sequence GTGACCCAGCATTGGCAGCATCGAATTGGCAGTCAACGAGACTGGGTTTGGCGAGGCTGGCAAACTCGCTATACATACATCCGGGCGTCTCAACCGACACAAAAGACGACTCCCGTGTTGCTGCTGCATGGATTTGGGACTTCCATTGGACACTGGCGACACAATCTAGCGGTACTCGGTCAGTCCCATACGGTTTATGCTCTGGACATGCTGGGCTTTGGGGCATCTCGAAAGGCGCAGGCAGACTACAAAATTGATCTGTGGGTAGAGCAAGTTTATGATTTCTGGCGCACTTTCATTCAGCAGCCGGTAGTCTTAGTTGGAAATTCGATTGGATCGCTCGTGTGTCTAGCAGTAGCAGCAGCGCATCCAGAGATGGTGAAAGGCTTTGTGATGATGAGCTTGCCCGATCCCTCCATAGAGGAGGAGGCGATTCCTACCTGGCTACGACCCGTTGTGGCAGCGATAAAAGGCGTTGTCGCTTCGCCCGTGATACTCCAGAACGTGTTTTATCTAGTCAGGCGTCCGTCCTTTGTTCGCAAGTGGGCAGCGATCGCTTATGCTAACCCAAATGCTGTCACCGACGAACTGGTAGATATTTTGGCAGGCCCCGCGCAAGATCGGGGTTCGGCAGCAGCATTCGGTGCCATCCTCAAAGCGATGACCAGTGCTAAATTTAGCCCCAATGTCAAAACCTTACTGCCAAACTTAAACACCCCCATGCTCTTGATTTGGGGTCGGCAAGATAAAATGATTCCTTTGAGCGTACTGGCTCGGTTCAGGGATATCAACCCGAAGCTGCATTTGGTTGAGCTAGATGCCGGTCACTGTCCCCATGACGAATGTCCCGATGAAGTCAACCAGATTATCCTCAACTGGCTCGAAACAATGGCTGAAGACAAGGCAAATAGCTCTGCTACACCCCAAAAACAGTTAGCCGTGAGTGATTAG
- the infC gene encoding translation initiation factor IF-3, with translation MPVIEKRRTRDLPQINERIRFPQIRVIDTDGTQLGIMTPNEAIRIAEEKELDLVLLSDKAEPPVCRIMNYGKYKFEQEKKAREARKNQHTADVKEVKMRYKIEEHDYQVRVNQAERFLKSGDKVKATITFRGREIQHSDLAEDLLKRMATDLQELAEVQQAPKKEGRNMMMLLSPKK, from the coding sequence ATGCCTGTGATTGAGAAAAGACGCACTCGCGATCTACCCCAAATTAACGAACGTATTCGCTTTCCCCAAATTCGCGTCATTGACACCGATGGCACGCAGCTGGGAATTATGACGCCAAACGAGGCTATCCGCATCGCCGAAGAAAAAGAGTTGGATCTTGTCCTGCTCAGCGATAAAGCCGAACCGCCCGTTTGCCGAATTATGAACTACGGCAAATATAAATTTGAACAGGAGAAAAAAGCGCGGGAAGCCCGGAAAAATCAGCATACTGCTGATGTCAAGGAAGTGAAGATGCGCTACAAGATTGAAGAGCATGACTATCAAGTGCGTGTCAATCAAGCCGAGCGCTTTCTGAAGTCGGGAGATAAAGTCAAAGCTACGATTACGTTCCGAGGTCGCGAAATTCAACACAGCGATTTAGCCGAGGACTTGCTCAAGCGGATGGCGACGGATTTACAGGAACTAGCGGAAGTGCAGCAAGCTCCCAAAAAAGAAGGTCGCAACATGATGATGCTGCTGTCTCCGAAAAAATAG
- a CDS encoding HEAT repeat domain-containing protein — protein sequence MKLNNRAWSWSDWGRGLLQWVNLRPEEGERTLFMFVFYTTTSIGIIWAEASTVALFLKEYGAEQLPLFYILSAGIGSSLGFVYSWMQKILPLRWVVVLVASLAVIPLVLFRLGLDIVYLAGVTVFLMRLWVEAINVLNDLNTSITANQLFNIREIKRTYPLISSGILVADVISGFSLPLILATVGLHNVSLVAVVMMGLGACSLFYLTQQYQQAFPDSPVRSSLNQETDFTSRRLRGPLQRYVIPLFGFFIIGQILFLLIDFQYLSQLELNFDSKEIASFLGLFSGIVGLCELATQWFISSRAIERLGVFVAAMLLPAAIIILSLVSLTGITGFFLGLIFLKFIDELLRYTLMAALGPVLFQPLPDNIRSSVMAQVRGIAESLSTGFTGAGILGIISLLAFAFQNLSPDSLRYLQSWVFVAVIIVFALLWLLIVFLLRSTYVGLLVQSAQGERLSVSDVDLRVLKRAVVETLEKPGTEPDKRSCIELLCQIDLEDVGEILAPLLTHLTPALQRQSLEAMLLTPNPTYLDQVQELIAEKPNPEVLAVALRYVWLTQETPDISQLQPYLRPNVDPVVRGTAAALILRRGTPTEKAEATNTLRRMLTHQRERERVMGCRALGEADYLQALRLYIPSLLQDESLRVRCALLEVISSTHLHEYYPALIRGLYYKSTREAALGAIVRLKDEAIPMLVELAQDIHKPDLIRLQAWSAMGQIGTPEALNQLVAHLKIGWGTTRRNILRILLKMPHETGIDGVLDRLGRSGVEMLIEQEMLFIGQLYAALVDLSADEPIESLFASTLEAKQSALSLLRRALLEEQSDVIERCFLLMKFLYPASSIQAAAFNLQSDSPSNIALGLEILDNTLDIAKKRSLVGILDRRPEKEKLQNLVEMFPYQPMIQSDRLRRLLDLRHFLSDWPLACCFHAARQAKWSLTPEQTLVCLRHPTGFVREAVLAYLRAAAPRALQEMLPVLKNDRDRLVAAQVQQMMAELGQ from the coding sequence ATGAAACTGAACAATCGTGCTTGGTCTTGGTCAGATTGGGGTCGGGGATTACTCCAGTGGGTCAATCTTCGTCCAGAAGAAGGAGAGCGAACACTATTCATGTTCGTTTTCTACACCACAACTTCCATAGGAATCATCTGGGCAGAAGCCAGCACTGTCGCCCTCTTTCTGAAAGAGTATGGCGCAGAGCAATTGCCCCTGTTCTATATCCTCTCGGCGGGTATCGGTTCAAGCCTGGGCTTTGTCTACTCTTGGATGCAAAAGATTTTGCCTTTGCGCTGGGTCGTTGTCCTAGTAGCCTCCCTTGCAGTCATCCCCCTGGTACTATTTCGCCTGGGATTAGATATTGTCTATTTGGCTGGCGTCACCGTCTTTCTGATGCGGTTGTGGGTGGAAGCGATTAACGTCCTCAATGACCTCAACACTTCCATTACTGCTAATCAACTTTTCAATATCCGGGAAATTAAGCGCACCTATCCCCTCATTAGTAGTGGCATCCTCGTCGCAGATGTCATCAGTGGCTTTTCCCTCCCGCTAATCCTCGCCACCGTCGGACTTCATAACGTTTCCCTAGTTGCTGTTGTGATGATGGGGTTGGGAGCCTGTAGCCTTTTTTATCTCACACAGCAGTATCAGCAAGCCTTCCCGGATTCTCCCGTCAGATCCAGCTTAAATCAAGAAACCGATTTCACCTCTAGGCGTCTGAGAGGTCCCTTACAGCGTTACGTCATCCCCTTATTTGGCTTCTTTATCATCGGGCAGATTCTCTTCTTGTTGATCGATTTTCAGTATCTCAGTCAATTAGAACTGAACTTTGATAGCAAAGAAATTGCCAGCTTCCTCGGTTTGTTTAGCGGCATTGTAGGTTTATGCGAACTGGCAACCCAGTGGTTTATCTCCAGTCGAGCTATCGAACGGCTGGGGGTATTTGTTGCTGCTATGTTGTTACCTGCGGCAATTATTATCCTTAGCTTGGTTTCCCTCACCGGGATTACAGGCTTTTTTCTGGGTCTGATCTTCCTCAAATTTATAGACGAACTGCTGCGCTATACCCTCATGGCTGCCTTGGGGCCGGTTCTATTCCAACCACTCCCGGATAACATTCGCAGCTCAGTCATGGCTCAGGTGCGCGGCATTGCCGAATCCCTCTCCACAGGATTTACGGGAGCGGGAATTTTAGGCATCATCAGCCTATTAGCCTTTGCCTTTCAAAACCTGTCGCCGGACTCGCTGCGATATCTCCAGAGTTGGGTGTTTGTCGCCGTTATTATTGTTTTTGCCCTCCTGTGGCTGTTAATCGTTTTCCTGCTCCGGTCAACCTATGTCGGCTTACTGGTTCAGAGCGCCCAAGGAGAACGGCTAAGCGTCTCTGATGTCGATCTGCGAGTCCTCAAGCGTGCGGTCGTCGAAACTTTGGAAAAACCGGGTACCGAACCCGATAAACGCTCTTGCATCGAACTCCTGTGCCAAATCGACCTAGAAGATGTGGGCGAAATCCTTGCCCCACTCCTGACTCACCTCACCCCAGCCTTGCAGCGCCAGAGCCTAGAAGCAATGCTGCTGACGCCGAATCCTACTTATTTAGATCAAGTTCAGGAGCTGATTGCCGAAAAACCGAACCCAGAAGTTCTGGCTGTCGCCCTGCGCTATGTTTGGCTAACTCAGGAAACTCCGGATATTAGCCAGTTACAGCCCTACCTTCGTCCCAATGTAGACCCGGTAGTGCGTGGAACCGCCGCCGCCCTCATCTTGCGCCGGGGCACCCCGACGGAGAAAGCGGAAGCGACCAATACCTTGCGTCGGATGCTGACTCATCAACGGGAACGAGAACGAGTCATGGGTTGTCGAGCGCTGGGAGAAGCAGATTATTTGCAAGCGCTGCGACTTTATATTCCCAGCTTGTTGCAAGATGAGTCTTTGCGCGTGCGCTGCGCCTTGCTAGAGGTGATTTCTTCAACCCACTTACACGAATACTATCCGGCGCTGATTCGAGGGCTTTACTACAAGTCCACCCGCGAAGCGGCTCTAGGGGCGATCGTGCGGTTAAAAGATGAAGCGATTCCAATGCTGGTCGAGTTGGCACAGGATATCCACAAGCCAGACTTGATCAGGCTTCAAGCTTGGAGCGCTATGGGTCAAATTGGCACGCCGGAAGCCCTTAATCAGTTGGTTGCTCATCTAAAAATCGGCTGGGGGACTACACGACGCAATATCCTCCGAATTCTGCTCAAAATGCCCCACGAAACTGGAATAGACGGGGTTCTCGACCGATTAGGTCGCAGCGGCGTTGAAATGTTAATCGAGCAGGAAATGCTGTTTATCGGACAGTTGTATGCTGCTTTGGTAGATTTGTCAGCGGATGAGCCAATTGAATCTTTGTTCGCCTCAACACTAGAGGCGAAGCAATCAGCACTCTCATTGCTACGACGGGCACTTCTGGAAGAGCAGTCGGATGTGATCGAGCGGTGTTTCTTGCTGATGAAGTTTCTTTATCCGGCTAGCTCAATTCAAGCCGCAGCGTTTAATCTCCAATCTGATTCGCCTTCCAATATCGCGCTGGGGTTGGAAATTTTGGATAATACTCTAGATATTGCCAAGAAGCGATCGCTTGTGGGAATTCTCGACCGGCGACCGGAGAAAGAAAAACTGCAAAACTTGGTGGAGATGTTTCCCTATCAACCGATGATTCAGAGCGATCGCCTGCGTCGGTTGCTGGATTTACGTCATTTTCTGTCAGACTGGCCTTTAGCTTGTTGTTTTCATGCAGCACGTCAAGCGAAATGGAGCCTGACGCCGGAACAGACGCTGGTGTGTCTGCGCCATCCGACCGGCTTTGTCCGGGAAGCGGTTCTGGCTTATTTGAGAGCCGCTGCACCTCGCGCTTTGCAGGAAATGTTGCCCGTTCTGAAAAATGACCGCGATCGCCTTGTCGCCGCCCAAGTTCAGCAGATGATGGCAGAACTGGGACAATAG
- a CDS encoding Crp/Fnr family transcriptional regulator, producing the protein MLTSVERLLFVRGVPIFQELRDDFLVRLASVMDELSFPAHHTIFTEGQEGRSLYIVVSGRVRVHFGGRDLAHLEQGATFGEMSLFDAEPRSASITTLEPCECLMLTQLQLYDAIDETPGIAVNIIRLLSRRIRELNNKINVYKAESQEADLSKAGNLGG; encoded by the coding sequence ATGTTAACCAGCGTTGAGCGCCTATTATTTGTCAGGGGCGTCCCGATTTTTCAGGAACTGCGGGATGATTTTCTGGTGCGGCTGGCTTCTGTGATGGATGAGCTATCCTTTCCAGCGCATCATACGATTTTTACCGAAGGGCAAGAAGGGCGATCGCTCTACATTGTCGTTTCCGGCAGGGTACGGGTTCATTTTGGCGGTCGGGATTTGGCGCACCTAGAACAGGGAGCCACCTTTGGGGAGATGTCGTTGTTTGATGCTGAGCCGCGTTCGGCTTCAATTACAACTTTGGAACCTTGTGAGTGTCTGATGCTAACGCAGTTGCAACTCTATGATGCGATTGATGAGACGCCAGGAATTGCGGTGAATATCATTCGTTTACTGTCCCGTCGCATCCGCGAATTGAACAATAAGATCAATGTTTATAAGGCGGAAAGTCAGGAAGCAGATTTAAGCAAGGCGGGGAATTTGGGAGGATGA
- a CDS encoding dynamin family protein, translated as MSSEQFQAAHDSIYITGRLLLQSLQEIRATREGEGEDTKALQRIENDITKALYALKEQKYQVAVIAPLNAGKNTFFNALMGADILPSEAEASTDYRTDIRHIDSGQVPRFLEYREGNRQPVAIASGDAVEIAQKFLERIHDIQNHHNLDNTIRFEIEHPIEAISTLSSLAGFTLTDLPVEHERESIELPPITDWKQMILEALRISDVILFVFNDRDLETDSVSSFLNKLIDNYRRFLSVNQSKVFFVVNEIEPNVDTDKNIPRLIETWKQKLLFLGFLNPIIYSASSRKGLLAKLIQSSTATSSHTKEFVQVFLGNYIEETEEGEFRVPQPIEIAPKALKDSGVPVIQEIVLQTIIQNSGWNLLNGVLTDLNKAAKAMENSLDTSIRNWEIETESLRKNADSQSLEPLINEPIQTLENEVNHLATEPQKQEAHPGQIVAILKERKAQLNEYMDELTSIRKSLDSWKPVQASS; from the coding sequence ATGTCTTCTGAACAGTTTCAAGCAGCACACGACAGCATCTATATCACAGGCAGGCTACTCTTACAGTCCCTTCAAGAGATTCGAGCGACACGCGAAGGGGAAGGAGAGGATACCAAGGCGTTACAACGCATTGAAAATGATATTACCAAAGCGCTATACGCTTTAAAAGAGCAGAAGTATCAAGTTGCAGTTATTGCTCCTCTGAATGCAGGCAAAAACACCTTTTTCAATGCCTTAATGGGCGCAGATATTTTACCGAGTGAAGCCGAAGCGAGTACTGACTACCGTACAGATATCCGGCATATTGACTCTGGACAGGTGCCGAGATTTCTGGAGTATCGAGAAGGAAATCGGCAACCTGTTGCGATCGCCTCTGGTGATGCAGTCGAAATTGCCCAAAAATTCCTAGAGCGTATCCACGATATTCAGAATCATCATAATCTTGATAATACTATCCGTTTTGAGATAGAACATCCGATTGAAGCAATTAGCACGCTTTCGTCTCTGGCTGGCTTTACCCTGACCGATCTGCCTGTTGAACATGAGCGGGAATCTATAGAACTTCCTCCAATAACAGATTGGAAACAGATGATATTGGAAGCTTTGAGAATTAGTGATGTAATTTTGTTTGTTTTTAACGATAGGGATTTGGAAACTGATTCTGTTTCCAGCTTTTTAAATAAATTAATAGATAATTATCGCAGGTTTTTATCAGTAAATCAAAGTAAGGTTTTTTTCGTTGTTAATGAAATTGAGCCGAATGTAGATACAGATAAAAATATTCCTAGGCTTATAGAAACTTGGAAACAAAAATTACTTTTCTTAGGTTTTCTTAATCCAATTATCTACTCAGCAAGTTCTAGAAAAGGACTTTTAGCGAAACTGATCCAAAGCAGCACAGCAACTAGCAGTCATACAAAAGAGTTTGTACAAGTGTTTTTAGGGAACTATATTGAAGAAACTGAAGAAGGTGAATTTAGAGTTCCCCAACCTATAGAAATTGCACCGAAAGCTTTAAAAGATAGCGGAGTTCCAGTTATTCAAGAAATAGTGCTGCAAACGATTATTCAAAATTCAGGCTGGAACCTTTTAAATGGAGTCTTGACAGACCTGAATAAAGCTGCTAAAGCAATGGAAAATTCTCTGGATACCAGTATTAGAAACTGGGAAATCGAAACTGAGAGTCTTCGCAAAAATGCAGATTCTCAAAGTTTGGAGCCGCTAATAAATGAACCAATTCAAACATTAGAAAATGAAGTTAACCATTTGGCAACCGAACCCCAGAAGCAGGAAGCACATCCCGGTCAAATTGTGGCAATTTTGAAGGAGCGAAAAGCCCAACTGAATGAATATATGGATGAATTGACCTCAATTCGGAAATCGTTGGATAGTTGGAAACCTGTACAGGCAAGTAGCTAG
- a CDS encoding cobyrinate a,c-diamide synthase — protein MALAIAGERSGVGKTTVTLALLSSLCRRGHKVQSFKVGPDYIDPMFHGYVTGHACRNLDPVLTSETYVQQSFLAHRYGNDYALVEGVMGLFDGVKRVKNEKLNIEQETEDSVLSTDFGSTAHIARLLDLPVLLVLDCSRLSGSVAALAHGYRSFDSRIKIAGVVLNRVGSDRHLQLLKDALEPLQLPVLGILRRQDNIHIPDRHLGLVPTAELSEMDALIDRLADLGDSCFEWEQLLPLLKVEPRQHIEIIHPSPPPSGYILDSLRIAVARDRAFSFYYQDNLDILASLGAELVFWSPLTDKSLPEGIQGLYFGGGFPEVFAQNLAENTATRDAVRKAILAGMPTYAECGGLMYLSEKIVDFEGNSFPMVGVLPTTAAMSSRLSLGYRQAIALQESPLLPVGGSVWGHEFHRSHLTEEPEAPLFQIRGYDPNSPVTREGWAVHHVHASYVHLHFGGCPEIPARFLKHCFDFSQAGKESSTT, from the coding sequence ATGGCATTAGCGATCGCCGGAGAACGCAGCGGGGTAGGCAAGACAACGGTCACGCTTGCCCTGCTGTCGTCTTTATGTCGTCGGGGTCACAAGGTTCAATCTTTTAAAGTTGGCCCAGATTACATCGATCCGATGTTTCATGGGTACGTGACTGGTCATGCCTGCCGGAATTTAGACCCGGTTTTGACCTCTGAAACTTACGTGCAGCAGTCTTTTCTGGCTCATCGTTACGGGAACGACTATGCCCTAGTGGAAGGGGTAATGGGCCTATTTGATGGAGTCAAGAGAGTTAAGAATGAAAAGTTAAATATTGAGCAAGAAACGGAAGATTCTGTCCTTAGCACTGACTTCGGCAGTACGGCTCATATTGCGCGACTTTTGGATTTACCCGTGCTGTTGGTGTTAGATTGCAGCCGGTTGTCTGGTTCGGTGGCAGCGCTCGCTCATGGCTATCGTTCTTTTGACTCTAGAATCAAGATTGCTGGAGTAGTGCTAAATCGCGTGGGTAGCGATCGCCACCTGCAACTTCTCAAAGATGCTCTAGAACCCTTGCAGTTGCCCGTTCTAGGCATTTTGCGGCGACAAGATAATATTCATATTCCCGACCGACATCTGGGCTTGGTGCCCACCGCAGAGCTTTCTGAGATGGACGCTTTAATCGATCGGCTTGCGGATTTAGGAGACAGTTGTTTTGAGTGGGAACAGCTTTTGCCGCTTCTCAAGGTGGAACCAAGGCAACATATAGAAATTATTCATCCTTCACCCCCGCCTTCGGGGTATATCCTCGATTCCTTAAGAATTGCGGTTGCCCGCGATCGCGCTTTTAGCTTCTATTACCAGGACAATCTAGATATACTCGCATCCTTGGGAGCAGAATTGGTTTTTTGGAGTCCGCTGACGGATAAAAGCTTACCAGAAGGCATCCAAGGATTATATTTTGGGGGGGGTTTCCCGGAAGTTTTTGCCCAAAACTTGGCTGAAAATACTGCGACTCGTGATGCAGTGCGGAAGGCAATTTTGGCGGGAATGCCCACTTATGCCGAGTGTGGCGGTTTAATGTATTTGTCTGAAAAAATTGTGGATTTTGAGGGGAATTCTTTCCCAATGGTAGGAGTTTTACCGACTACAGCCGCCATGAGTTCGCGCCTGAGTTTAGGGTATCGGCAAGCGATCGCTCTGCAAGAAAGTCCCCTCCTCCCGGTTGGGGGAAGCGTTTGGGGGCATGAGTTTCACCGTTCCCACTTAACTGAGGAACCGGAAGCGCCACTCTTTCAAATTCGGGGGTACGATCCCAATAGTCCCGTTACTCGCGAGGGGTGGGCAGTACATCACGTTCATGCTTCTTATGTCCATCTTCATTTTGGCGGCTGTCCGGAGATTCCGGCTCGATTTCTAAAGCATTGTTTTGATTTTTCCCAAGCGGGGAAGGAGTCAAGCACGACGTAA
- the opcA gene encoding glucose-6-phosphate dehydrogenase assembly protein OpcA, with protein sequence MATQSLPIVSIQPPKDVSMTEIEAELHQIWQSYNSDNGNGESPSATRATTFTFVVYEPEETQQLLAALGFYKGPIDGIDGPLTEAAIKAAQKAYGLPITGKTDAGILDRLRVEQAKKRSAGNTKEADASNGQQSSSDSFRIADAIAAANPCRIIALCPVSGEDEGVTAQVSAYCPIQKQSHNTLICCEYITLQGTAEALERIGGIVSGLLIGGLPKFLWWKGTPDPNDGLFKRLAAVCNSVIVDSCVFNEPEDDLLRVQTLLEQGVPVADLNWRRLAPWQELTAEAFDPPERREALKEVDKVTINYEKGNPDQALMFIGWLGSRLQWHPVSYTQEGGDYDIKRIQFTTPDQRTVEAELAGIPTADWGDIPGDLIALRLSSTNLDADCCTVLCSETTGCMRMEAGGGAQACRIQQVTPMSDQKAEFLLSQQLRRWSRDMLYVESMAITTAILKLAIANS encoded by the coding sequence ATGGCAACACAATCTCTTCCGATTGTTTCAATACAACCGCCGAAAGATGTCTCAATGACAGAAATTGAGGCAGAACTGCATCAAATTTGGCAAAGCTACAATAGCGACAATGGCAATGGCGAGTCTCCTTCTGCGACACGAGCAACCACGTTTACTTTTGTGGTTTACGAACCGGAGGAAACTCAGCAGCTGTTGGCAGCCTTAGGATTTTACAAAGGCCCGATCGATGGCATTGATGGCCCGCTGACGGAGGCGGCGATTAAGGCGGCTCAGAAGGCTTATGGGTTGCCAATAACGGGCAAGACAGATGCCGGAATCCTTGACCGACTGCGAGTTGAACAAGCTAAGAAACGCTCCGCCGGCAATACAAAAGAGGCAGATGCCAGTAATGGTCAGCAGTCTTCCTCAGATAGCTTTAGAATCGCAGATGCGATCGCTGCCGCTAACCCCTGTCGCATCATTGCCCTGTGTCCCGTCTCTGGGGAAGATGAAGGCGTGACTGCCCAAGTCTCAGCCTATTGCCCGATTCAAAAGCAAAGTCATAATACGCTGATCTGCTGCGAATACATCACTCTGCAAGGCACCGCAGAAGCTTTGGAACGCATCGGTGGAATTGTAAGTGGGCTGCTAATCGGTGGTCTGCCTAAGTTTCTCTGGTGGAAGGGGACGCCCGATCCCAATGATGGTTTGTTCAAGCGGCTGGCAGCAGTCTGTAATTCGGTCATCGTTGACTCTTGTGTTTTCAACGAACCAGAGGACGATTTACTGCGGGTACAAACCCTTTTGGAACAAGGCGTTCCGGTTGCTGACCTCAATTGGCGTCGGCTTGCTCCCTGGCAAGAATTAACCGCTGAGGCTTTCGATCCACCAGAGCGCCGCGAGGCTCTCAAGGAAGTGGATAAGGTGACGATTAATTATGAAAAGGGCAATCCCGACCAAGCCTTGATGTTTATCGGTTGGCTGGGGAGCCGGTTGCAGTGGCACCCGGTGTCTTATACACAAGAAGGTGGTGATTATGACATCAAGCGTATTCAATTCACTACTCCCGATCAGCGGACAGTAGAAGCGGAGTTGGCGGGGATTCCCACTGCTGACTGGGGCGATATACCAGGTGACTTGATTGCGCTACGTCTGAGTTCGACGAATCTGGATGCAGACTGTTGTACGGTTTTGTGTTCCGAAACGACAGGTTGTATGCGGATGGAGGCAGGGGGTGGTGCCCAAGCTTGCCGGATTCAACAGGTAACGCCGATGTCTGACCAAAAAGCTGAGTTCTTGTTAAGTCAGCAGTTACGGCGCTGGAGCCGGGATATGCTTTACGTAGAAAGTATGGCGATCACGACAGCAATTCTGAAATTAGCGATCGCGAATAGCTAA